One part of the Agarivorans sp. Alg241-V36 genome encodes these proteins:
- a CDS encoding YdgA family protein — translation MFKKSVVFLAVLIVSAVGGQFFSQYQYQRQVEQLSTKLNEQHAWTYQQSLISKNWFTRQEQWQIEGNFADLGLEPQAFTIMLQHKINFWPLWLSGEWQVDEQQGDYQQWLQNFQLNSIPHLGQWQANLVTQNLTQSLSIDSFEHSYPQVDLRFKPLIVTSSSDLDFAKGTASLSWQGMDLDDSTQNGDHIRLQQLSATEQFSQRQGWTLVESANWSIEQLSLQLEQGHTLLDIQNLVVSNQFSEQQQRAFISVDSSLEQFDFKEAQQRFTLNELILTSNIGGVPMQSLIALAGVNQQQRSEQDLDTLVQELVSEGLEWQLEQLDLKINSNFQDLAMVGDIKLSGNAKLLPFELSAVNSPLQLLRYLDLNVELDANDSLFNYSPLSAYIMALRNAGYLIHQDGRDQSKLIFNDSEFTMNSLPVN, via the coding sequence ATGTTCAAAAAAAGCGTAGTGTTCTTAGCCGTGCTAATAGTTAGCGCAGTTGGTGGACAATTTTTTAGCCAGTACCAATATCAACGCCAAGTAGAACAGTTAAGCACTAAGCTCAATGAGCAACACGCTTGGACTTATCAACAAAGCCTAATAAGTAAAAACTGGTTCACTCGCCAAGAGCAATGGCAAATAGAGGGAAACTTTGCAGATCTCGGCTTAGAGCCACAAGCGTTCACCATCATGTTGCAGCACAAAATAAACTTTTGGCCATTATGGCTTAGTGGTGAATGGCAGGTGGATGAGCAACAAGGTGACTACCAGCAATGGCTGCAAAATTTTCAACTCAACAGTATTCCTCACCTTGGACAATGGCAGGCCAATCTAGTTACCCAAAACTTAACACAGTCCTTGAGTATCGACAGCTTCGAGCACAGCTACCCACAAGTAGACCTGCGCTTTAAGCCTTTAATCGTGACCTCAAGCAGCGACTTAGATTTTGCTAAAGGCACAGCAAGCCTAAGCTGGCAGGGTATGGACTTAGATGACAGCACACAAAACGGCGACCATATTCGTCTACAGCAATTGAGCGCAACTGAGCAGTTTAGTCAGCGCCAAGGCTGGACACTGGTAGAAAGCGCAAATTGGTCAATTGAGCAATTAAGCCTACAACTAGAACAAGGTCACACCCTGTTAGATATACAAAACTTGGTGGTGAGCAATCAGTTCAGCGAACAGCAACAGCGAGCATTTATCAGCGTAGACAGCTCCTTAGAACAATTTGACTTTAAAGAAGCGCAACAAAGATTTACCTTGAACGAGCTAATTCTTACCTCCAATATCGGCGGCGTTCCTATGCAAAGTTTGATAGCGCTAGCAGGAGTTAATCAACAGCAACGCTCAGAGCAAGATTTAGATACCTTAGTGCAGGAGCTGGTTTCAGAAGGCTTAGAGTGGCAGCTAGAACAATTAGACTTAAAGATTAATTCAAACTTTCAGGACCTTGCCATGGTGGGAGATATAAAGCTCTCAGGCAACGCAAAACTTTTGCCTTTTGAGCTGAGTGCCGTAAACAGCCCACTGCAGCTACTGCGCTATTTAGACCTAAATGTAGAGCTGGACGCTAACGATAGTTTGTTTAACTACAGCCCCTTATCGGCTTACATTATGGCGCTGCGCAACGCAGGTTATCTGATTCATCAAGATGGTCGCGACCAAAGTAAACTCATATTTAACGACAGCGAATTCACTATGAATAGCCTACCAGTGAACTAA
- a CDS encoding bifunctional GNAT family N-acetyltransferase/hotdog fold thioesterase yields MFKVICPDASGEMDKYYRFRWEVLNKPLQLPLGSERDAYDDHSIHRMIRDRQGEPLAVGRLFLSDNKEALIRHVAVCPEQRKLGLGTLLMMALEEAAHDEGVERIVVNARGDAQAFFTSCGFEPAGNPTFDKVKIKVQQMVKELSPEHRFVRQPKLCTQLQQMFNQQIPLSEKMGVRLHQYTGNELTTKLPIAGNGNPHSTMFAGSIYSQAVLSGWGMIWLMLEEHGFAGDIVLAKGEIKHRKAIDQDALAKVKKSQMKGSLLPLIEGKKCKMTVTVQVCHNKEVAAEFKGFYVILPKPQVELDS; encoded by the coding sequence ATGTTTAAGGTAATTTGTCCGGATGCATCGGGTGAAATGGATAAGTATTATCGATTTCGCTGGGAAGTATTGAACAAGCCTTTGCAGCTGCCGCTTGGCAGTGAACGAGATGCCTATGATGACCATAGCATTCATCGCATGATTCGCGATCGCCAAGGAGAGCCTTTAGCGGTTGGACGTTTATTCTTAAGTGACAACAAAGAAGCGCTCATTCGTCATGTTGCTGTCTGCCCCGAGCAGCGCAAACTAGGTTTAGGCACTTTATTGATGATGGCTCTAGAAGAAGCCGCTCACGACGAAGGCGTAGAGCGCATTGTTGTTAATGCGCGTGGTGATGCTCAAGCCTTTTTTACTAGCTGCGGTTTTGAACCTGCCGGTAACCCAACTTTCGATAAAGTAAAAATTAAAGTCCAGCAAATGGTTAAAGAGTTGTCGCCAGAGCACCGCTTTGTAAGACAACCTAAACTTTGTACTCAGCTACAGCAGATGTTTAACCAACAAATCCCTTTAAGCGAAAAAATGGGTGTGCGTTTACATCAATACACCGGTAACGAGCTCACTACCAAGTTGCCGATTGCCGGAAACGGCAATCCTCATTCCACCATGTTTGCTGGCAGTATCTACAGTCAAGCGGTGCTGTCTGGTTGGGGAATGATTTGGCTGATGCTAGAAGAACACGGTTTTGCGGGTGACATTGTGTTGGCAAAAGGGGAGATTAAGCATCGCAAAGCGATTGACCAAGATGCTCTGGCCAAAGTGAAGAAGAGCCAAATGAAAGGCAGTTTACTACCGCTCATCGAGGGTAAAAAGTGCAAAATGACCGTGACTGTTCAAGTCTGTCATAACAAAGAAGTGGCCGCGGAGTTTAAAGGTTTCTATGTCATCCTACCCAAACCTCAGGTTGAGCTAGACAGCTAA